A region of Photobacterium sanguinicancri DNA encodes the following proteins:
- the flgB gene encoding flagellar basal body rod protein FlgB has product MSISFDKALGIHQHTVGIRAQRAETLASNLANANTPGYKAKDMDFDRALKAAKSGASIGLSRTSERHISASTKLMGEQMYRVPTQPDTGDGNTVDSQLEKSLFMQNSLEYQASLDFLGSKFQNMSKALKGE; this is encoded by the coding sequence ATGTCCATTTCTTTTGATAAAGCATTAGGTATTCACCAACATACGGTTGGGATCCGCGCTCAGCGTGCAGAAACTCTAGCGAGTAACCTCGCTAATGCCAATACCCCTGGGTATAAAGCAAAGGACATGGATTTCGATCGCGCACTGAAAGCGGCAAAGTCTGGGGCAAGCATTGGCCTTAGCCGTACCAGCGAGCGGCATATCTCTGCCTCAACTAAATTAATGGGCGAGCAAATGTACCGTGTGCCAACGCAACCCGACACTGGCGACGGCAATACAGTCGACTCTCAATTAGAAAAAAGTTTGTTCATGCAGAACTCACTGGAATACCAAGCATCACTAGATTTTCTTGGTTCTAAATTTCAGAACATGTCCAAGGCATTGAAAGGGGAATAA
- the flgH gene encoding flagellar basal body L-ring protein FlgH: MKKLLCGVFIMTLTGCEMLTPPPDTGSDVEKATTNVDAVEGSTEKDTDLVDMLRRRTDPQAGDPAWASLRPQPKPEHYATSTGSLFSQTQVQDLYDDTKPRGIGDIVTVLLEEKTQAKKSASSDLDKKTDMSMDPMAIGGQNLQIAGRELSYEVKNQNKFAGTTSADQSNSIKGEISVEVIDVLANGNLMVRGEKWLTLNTGDEYIRVSGTIRPDDISQDNTVTSTRITNARIQYSGTGDRQDIQEQGWLGRFFNVTL; this comes from the coding sequence ATGAAAAAACTGTTGTGTGGTGTGTTTATCATGACCCTTACGGGCTGTGAAATGCTGACGCCACCACCGGATACTGGCAGTGATGTTGAAAAAGCGACCACCAATGTGGATGCGGTTGAAGGCTCAACCGAAAAAGACACAGACTTGGTGGACATGCTGCGTCGTCGTACCGATCCACAGGCGGGAGATCCTGCTTGGGCGAGTCTTCGCCCTCAGCCAAAGCCAGAGCATTACGCAACATCTACAGGATCTTTGTTTAGTCAAACGCAAGTACAAGACTTATACGATGACACCAAACCGCGTGGTATCGGTGACATAGTGACTGTACTGCTTGAAGAAAAGACCCAAGCGAAAAAAAGTGCGAGCTCAGATTTAGACAAGAAAACCGATATGAGCATGGATCCTATGGCGATCGGTGGTCAAAATTTACAAATTGCTGGGCGAGAACTGTCGTACGAAGTGAAAAATCAGAACAAATTTGCAGGGACGACATCAGCTGATCAGAGCAACAGCATTAAAGGTGAAATTTCGGTTGAAGTTATTGATGTGCTAGCGAATGGCAACTTAATGGTACGCGGTGAAAAGTGGTTAACACTTAATACTGGCGATGAATATATCCGAGTTAGCGGTACCATTCGTCCTGACGATATTTCACAAGACAATACGGTTACCTCTACACGAATTACCAATGCGCGTATTCAGTATTCTGGTACGGGTGATCGCCAAGATATTCAAGAACAAGGTTGGTTAGGCCGATTCTTTAACGTCACCTTATAA
- a CDS encoding flagellar basal body P-ring protein FlgI, giving the protein MNIRLLIASLLILLTLPVHAARIKDVSEVAGVRSNQLVGYGLVVGLPGTGETTPFTDQSFRAMLQNFGIQLPAGQKPKTKNVAAVAVNATLPAFTKQGQSIDITVSSIGSAKSLRGGTLLQTFLKGLDGKVYAVAQGSLVVSGFSANGADGSKIVGNNPTVGRISNGAMVEQEVPNPFGRGDFLTFNLFESDFTTAQRMSDTVNQFLGPDMAAAIDATSIRVRAPRDVSQRVAFLSTIENLEFDPAEGAAKIIVNSRTGTIVVGQHVKLKPAAITHGGMTVTIRENPQVSQPNAFSGGNTVVVPNSDIEVTEADSRMFKFDPGVSLDDLVRAVNQVGAAPSDLMAILQALKQAGAIEGQLIII; this is encoded by the coding sequence GTGAACATCCGTCTATTGATAGCCAGCTTGTTGATTCTACTAACGTTACCAGTACACGCAGCGCGCATTAAAGATGTGTCTGAGGTTGCTGGGGTTCGTAGTAACCAATTAGTCGGTTATGGTCTTGTTGTTGGTTTGCCGGGAACCGGTGAAACCACACCGTTCACCGATCAAAGCTTTCGTGCCATGCTACAAAACTTTGGTATTCAATTGCCAGCAGGGCAAAAACCAAAAACTAAAAACGTAGCGGCTGTTGCCGTTAATGCCACATTACCTGCTTTTACCAAGCAAGGTCAGAGTATTGATATTACGGTTTCTTCAATCGGTTCTGCTAAGAGTTTACGCGGCGGTACCTTGTTGCAAACTTTCCTAAAAGGTCTTGATGGCAAGGTATACGCGGTTGCTCAAGGTAGTTTAGTGGTTAGTGGATTCAGTGCTAACGGTGCCGATGGATCTAAAATTGTCGGTAATAACCCAACCGTTGGACGGATTAGTAATGGCGCCATGGTTGAACAAGAAGTGCCAAACCCATTTGGTCGTGGTGATTTCCTGACTTTTAACTTATTTGAATCTGACTTTACGACAGCCCAGCGAATGTCTGACACCGTCAATCAATTTTTAGGCCCTGATATGGCGGCAGCGATTGATGCGACCTCTATTCGAGTGCGTGCGCCTCGAGATGTCAGCCAGCGTGTTGCTTTTTTATCGACGATTGAAAACCTCGAATTTGACCCAGCCGAAGGCGCTGCCAAGATTATTGTTAACTCCCGTACAGGTACCATAGTGGTCGGCCAGCACGTTAAGCTAAAACCTGCGGCGATTACTCATGGTGGCATGACGGTAACGATCCGAGAGAACCCACAAGTCAGTCAACCAAATGCATTTTCGGGAGGGAATACGGTAGTAGTACCCAATTCTGACATTGAAGTGACAGAAGCCGATTCGCGAATGTTTAAATTCGACCCAGGTGTTAGCTTAGATGACTTAGTACGCGCGGTGAACCAGGTCGGTGCTGCACCATCAGATTTAATGGCTATTTTGCAAGCGCTGAAACAAGCGGGTGCTATTGAAGGTCAGCTGATTATTATCTAG
- the flgK gene encoding flagellar hook-associated protein FlgK — MGFDLLNMGSQGVLTAQRQLNTTSHNINNVNTEGYSRQSVVQSTNDPIWWGGNQYGTGVHAAEVRRGYDQFATNELNLTTTNLNYASEREGQLGRLDNMLANSAKKIPEDMNQWYDAIKGMADSPSDIGSRKVVLEKAKLVAAGLNDNHKVLAQQQTETNEVLGRTLNRVNDIGRELVDIHKAIIKTPTSGADNDLLDRHQALINELSQYTKVTVTRKNEETFNIMIGSGHTLVSGTESSQLQMVDGNPDPRQTQLAMVEGQSLKTIRNDDIGGKLAALFQFRDETLAQAMDEMGRIAVGFSDSMNELQSQGLDLKGQVGENIFHDINSPESAGSRALIPKGSTAAVNVYIDDIKALKSGEYQLSFDGSQHKLVSPDGQSQTVMPSGTPPKFSVDGLEIEIAAPIGIGEPILIRPTRTSASEIRVTMDDPAKLAAQSYMSSATKAHGTADLQVSTPGALREFQVAISPDASQFAVLDMKGQILQAPQTYPPAGDVTVNGTSFSLSNGALGNDVFAVNLNAAVGDNGNLIKMQDVQTAKVMNDGRSTVLDVYEGLNTDMGVQKASASRLREVGLVEKDAAESRVAEISGVNLDEEAANMMRFQQSYAASSRIMTVANETFETLLNASR, encoded by the coding sequence ATGGGGTTTGACCTACTCAATATGGGGTCGCAGGGCGTTTTAACCGCTCAGCGTCAGCTCAACACCACTAGCCACAATATTAATAACGTTAATACTGAAGGTTATAGCCGTCAGTCAGTTGTTCAGAGCACCAATGATCCAATTTGGTGGGGCGGCAATCAGTACGGTACGGGTGTGCATGCGGCAGAAGTTCGCCGTGGTTATGATCAATTTGCCACCAATGAATTAAACCTCACGACGACGAACCTGAATTACGCCAGCGAACGCGAAGGGCAGTTGGGGCGTTTGGATAATATGTTGGCAAACAGTGCCAAAAAAATTCCAGAAGACATGAACCAATGGTACGACGCCATCAAAGGTATGGCGGATAGCCCGAGTGACATTGGTAGCCGTAAAGTTGTATTAGAAAAAGCCAAACTGGTTGCGGCTGGCCTTAATGACAATCATAAGGTTTTAGCGCAGCAGCAAACTGAAACTAATGAAGTGCTAGGGCGTACGCTGAATCGAGTCAATGATATCGGTCGTGAGCTGGTGGATATTCATAAAGCGATTATCAAAACCCCGACATCGGGCGCTGACAATGATTTATTAGATCGCCATCAAGCACTGATCAATGAATTGTCGCAATACACCAAAGTGACGGTGACTCGCAAGAATGAAGAAACCTTCAACATCATGATTGGCAGTGGCCATACGCTAGTATCAGGTACTGAGTCGAGCCAATTACAGATGGTGGATGGTAATCCCGATCCGCGTCAAACCCAGCTTGCTATGGTTGAAGGCCAATCACTTAAAACGATTCGTAATGATGATATTGGTGGCAAACTGGCTGCATTATTTCAGTTTAGAGATGAAACGTTAGCACAAGCAATGGACGAAATGGGCCGTATTGCGGTGGGTTTCTCCGACTCGATGAATGAACTGCAATCGCAAGGTTTAGACTTGAAAGGCCAAGTGGGAGAAAATATTTTCCATGATATAAATAGCCCCGAAAGTGCGGGGTCACGCGCCTTGATCCCGAAAGGTTCTACGGCGGCAGTCAACGTTTATATTGATGATATTAAAGCGTTAAAGTCGGGCGAATATCAACTAAGTTTTGATGGTAGCCAACACAAGTTAGTTTCACCTGATGGCCAGAGTCAAACCGTGATGCCAAGTGGCACTCCCCCTAAATTTAGCGTCGATGGGTTAGAAATTGAAATTGCAGCACCGATTGGGATTGGTGAACCGATTTTAATTCGCCCAACACGTACTTCTGCCAGCGAAATCCGTGTAACCATGGATGACCCAGCTAAACTGGCAGCGCAAAGTTACATGAGTTCAGCAACAAAAGCGCATGGTACTGCTGATTTACAGGTATCAACCCCAGGTGCATTACGTGAATTCCAAGTAGCTATTTCACCTGATGCCAGCCAGTTCGCTGTACTTGATATGAAAGGGCAAATTTTGCAGGCACCACAGACGTACCCGCCAGCAGGAGATGTAACAGTAAACGGTACCAGTTTTAGCTTAAGTAATGGCGCACTGGGTAACGATGTCTTTGCGGTTAACTTAAATGCTGCGGTGGGTGATAACGGTAACCTAATAAAAATGCAGGATGTGCAAACGGCAAAGGTAATGAACGATGGCCGCTCTACGGTATTGGATGTCTACGAAGGGCTCAATACGGATATGGGAGTGCAAAAAGCATCGGCAAGCCGTTTACGTGAAGTGGGCTTAGTGGAAAAAGATGCCGCTGAAAGCCGAGTGGCTGAAATATCAGGGGTCAACCTTGATGAGGAGGCTGCCAATATGATGCGCTTCCAACAGTCTTATGCCGCCTCGTCCCGTATTATGACGGTGGCGAATGAAACCTTTGAAACCTTGCTGAATGCATCTCGCTAG
- the flgG gene encoding flagellar basal-body rod protein FlgG: protein MHPALWVSKTGLDAQQTNISTISNNLANASTVGFKKSRAVFEDLFYQNINQPGGQSSQDTQLPSGLMLGAGSKVVATQKVFTQGNTQTTNNAMDMMIEGDGFFQIMLPDGNIGYTRNGQFTINNEGQLVTTGSGYVLQPEVAVPEDAVGITVGTDGEVSARIRGQQENQVLGQITTVNFINPGGLEPIGQNLFLPTGASGDPQEGVPGLNGLGSVRQSMLETSNVNVTEELVNMIEAQRVYEMNSKVISTVDQMLSYVNQQL, encoded by the coding sequence ATGCATCCAGCACTATGGGTAAGTAAGACTGGCCTTGACGCTCAGCAAACCAATATTTCAACCATCTCGAATAACTTGGCGAATGCCTCGACCGTGGGTTTTAAAAAGAGCCGTGCGGTATTTGAAGATTTGTTCTACCAAAACATTAATCAGCCGGGCGGCCAGTCGTCGCAAGACACACAATTGCCATCAGGCTTGATGTTGGGTGCCGGTTCAAAAGTGGTGGCTACTCAAAAAGTATTTACCCAAGGTAATACCCAAACAACCAATAATGCGATGGATATGATGATCGAAGGCGATGGCTTCTTTCAAATCATGCTGCCAGACGGCAATATCGGTTATACCCGAAACGGTCAGTTCACGATTAACAATGAAGGCCAATTAGTTACGACAGGTTCTGGTTACGTGCTACAGCCTGAAGTGGCAGTACCGGAAGATGCGGTCGGTATTACGGTTGGTACGGACGGTGAAGTCTCGGCACGTATTCGTGGTCAGCAAGAAAATCAGGTGCTTGGCCAAATCACCACAGTTAACTTTATCAATCCAGGCGGTTTAGAGCCGATTGGTCAAAACCTCTTCCTACCGACAGGTGCTAGTGGTGATCCTCAAGAAGGTGTACCGGGTTTGAATGGCTTAGGTTCTGTTCGTCAGTCGATGTTAGAAACATCGAACGTTAACGTGACGGAAGAACTGGTCAATATGATTGAAGCTCAGCGTGTGTACGAGATGAACTCGAAAGTGATTTCAACCGTCGACCAAATGCTGAGTTACGTAAATCAGCAACTCTAA
- the flgF gene encoding flagellar basal-body rod protein FlgF — protein sequence MDRALFLAMSGAKQDMHGMQLHANNLANVKTTGFRADLEQARSMQAYGEGLPSRVFAMTERPGQDFSQGSVMTTGRDLDVAVQDQGWLAVMDPSGQEAYTRAGHLKIDQTGMLQNSNGNLMMGENGGPIFVPLPISKIQIGTDGTISVLPQGAPPEAMEVIDRLKLVRPANNELYKDANGLFKSKTPGKTYEADANVKVLKGALEGSNVNAVGEMTSMIDLQRHFEMQVKLMKTAEQMDEASSSLLRMG from the coding sequence ATGGATCGCGCGCTATTTCTTGCCATGAGTGGGGCAAAGCAAGACATGCATGGTATGCAGCTGCATGCCAACAACCTTGCTAACGTAAAAACGACGGGTTTTCGTGCCGATCTTGAACAAGCTCGCAGCATGCAAGCATACGGCGAAGGCTTACCAAGTCGTGTTTTTGCGATGACTGAACGCCCAGGCCAAGATTTCTCGCAAGGCTCAGTAATGACGACGGGTCGTGATTTAGATGTCGCGGTTCAAGACCAAGGTTGGTTAGCCGTGATGGACCCATCAGGCCAAGAAGCCTATACCCGCGCGGGTCACTTAAAAATCGACCAAACGGGTATGTTGCAAAACTCGAATGGTAACTTGATGATGGGTGAAAATGGCGGCCCAATTTTTGTTCCTCTCCCTATCAGTAAAATTCAAATTGGCACTGATGGTACTATCTCGGTATTACCACAAGGTGCGCCACCCGAAGCAATGGAAGTAATTGATCGCTTGAAGCTGGTTCGTCCGGCTAACAATGAACTTTACAAAGATGCGAACGGCTTATTTAAGTCGAAAACACCAGGTAAAACCTACGAAGCGGATGCCAATGTCAAAGTCCTAAAAGGGGCACTGGAAGGCAGTAACGTGAATGCAGTGGGCGAAATGACCAGCATGATCGATCTACAACGCCACTTTGAAATGCAAGTGAAATTGATGAAAACCGCGGAGCAGATGGACGAGGCCTCAAGCTCGTTACTGCGCATGGGTTAA
- a CDS encoding protein-glutamate O-methyltransferase, whose protein sequence is MTAITIKDQEYKDFCRFLEAQCGIVLGDSKQYLVRSRLSPLVSRFSLSSLSELLQQVITGRNRELRVAAVDAMTTNETLWFRDSYPFTVMSDKILPELAANKRPLKIWSAASSSGQEPYSLAMTILETQARRPGLLPTVSLTATDISQTMLDTCRAGVYDNLALSRGLSPERRRMFFEDNGDGRMKVNDKVKRMVNFRPQNLKDSYALLGKFDIIFCRNVLIYFSPEMKSKVLNQMAASLNPGGYLFLGASESLTGLTDKFEMIRCNPGIIYKLK, encoded by the coding sequence ATAAAGACTTTTGCCGATTTCTAGAAGCTCAGTGTGGCATTGTCCTTGGCGACAGCAAACAGTACTTAGTGCGTAGTCGCCTAAGTCCATTAGTCAGCCGATTTTCGCTATCATCTCTGTCTGAATTATTGCAGCAAGTGATCACTGGCCGTAATCGCGAACTTCGCGTTGCAGCTGTTGATGCGATGACGACAAACGAAACTTTATGGTTCCGTGACAGCTACCCGTTCACCGTGATGTCAGATAAAATTCTGCCAGAACTTGCAGCGAACAAACGACCACTTAAAATTTGGTCTGCAGCGAGTTCATCAGGTCAAGAACCGTATTCACTGGCGATGACAATCTTGGAAACTCAAGCTCGTCGTCCAGGTTTGCTGCCAACTGTTAGTCTAACGGCTACAGATATTTCGCAAACAATGCTAGATACTTGCCGTGCAGGTGTGTATGACAACCTAGCATTAAGCCGTGGTTTATCACCAGAACGTCGCCGTATGTTCTTTGAAGACAATGGTGACGGCCGCATGAAAGTGAACGACAAAGTGAAGCGTATGGTTAACTTCCGTCCGCAGAACTTAAAAGACAGTTACGCGCTATTAGGTAAATTCGACATTATCTTTTGTCGTAACGTATTGATTTATTTCTCGCCAGAGATGAAATCAAAAGTACTTAACCAAATGGCGGCATCACTTAACCCGGGTGGTTATTTGTTCCTTGGTGCATCTGAGTCGTTAACTGGTTTGACTGATAAGTTTGAAATGATCCGCTGTAACCCAGGTATCATCTACAAGCTAAAATAA
- the flgD gene encoding flagellar hook assembly protein FlgD has translation MTGINGAGGASNLTYLDQLKAMQDKKVQEEQKTTGQNELKQEDFLSLLTKQLAQQDPFKPVGNDQMIAQMASFATVDGISQMNDQFGSLNSAMTSSQALQASSLVGRDVLIPSSTAVKSIEGGVAGMVKLPQALDNLMVRIENEQGQLIKTMDLGAKPPGEHRLDWDGMDENGNPLPEGRYQVKAAGLVGGESREFDVSTYANVNSVLLGNGDGNVMLNLAGLDSPFKLAEVLEVGKV, from the coding sequence ATGACCGGTATTAATGGTGCAGGTGGCGCTTCCAACCTAACGTATCTTGATCAGCTTAAGGCGATGCAAGATAAAAAGGTCCAAGAAGAACAGAAAACCACAGGTCAGAATGAGCTAAAGCAAGAAGACTTTTTGTCGTTGCTTACCAAGCAACTTGCACAACAAGACCCATTTAAACCTGTGGGTAATGACCAAATGATTGCTCAAATGGCATCATTTGCGACGGTTGATGGTATCAGCCAAATGAATGACCAATTTGGTAGCTTGAATTCAGCAATGACCTCAAGCCAAGCACTACAAGCTTCTTCGCTCGTTGGCCGTGATGTACTGATCCCAAGTTCAACCGCCGTGAAGAGCATCGAAGGTGGTGTTGCGGGCATGGTGAAATTACCACAAGCCCTCGATAACTTGATGGTGCGGATTGAAAACGAACAAGGTCAATTAATTAAGACAATGGATCTTGGTGCGAAACCACCAGGTGAACATCGCCTTGATTGGGATGGTATGGATGAAAACGGCAACCCATTGCCTGAAGGTCGATACCAAGTTAAGGCGGCAGGTCTGGTTGGCGGTGAAAGCCGTGAATTCGACGTATCAACCTATGCAAACGTAAATAGCGTCTTGCTAGGAAATGGTGATGGCAATGTCATGCTAAACCTTGCTGGTTTGGATTCACCATTCAAATTGGCTGAAGTTTTAGAAGTCGGTAAGGTTTAA
- the flgC gene encoding flagellar basal body rod protein FlgC has protein sequence MSLFNVFNVAGSAMSAESVRLNTTSSNLANANSVSSSAEETYKARHPIFAAELQSASYRREDSVPVQVKGIVESQKPLRAEYNPAHPMANAEGYIYKPNVNVMEEMANMISASRSYQSNVQVADASKQMLMSTLQMGK, from the coding sequence ATGAGCCTATTTAACGTATTTAATGTGGCAGGATCTGCCATGAGTGCAGAATCGGTTCGTTTGAATACCACTTCAAGTAACCTTGCGAATGCGAACAGTGTGAGTAGTTCTGCAGAAGAAACGTACAAAGCACGTCACCCTATTTTTGCGGCGGAATTGCAAAGTGCCAGTTACCGCCGTGAAGACAGCGTGCCTGTCCAAGTGAAAGGCATTGTTGAAAGCCAAAAGCCGTTGCGTGCTGAATACAACCCAGCTCACCCAATGGCGAATGCTGAAGGTTACATCTACAAGCCAAACGTTAATGTGATGGAAGAAATGGCCAATATGATTTCTGCATCGCGTTCCTATCAAAGTAATGTGCAAGTAGCTGATGCAAGTAAGCAAATGCTGATGAGCACATTACAGATGGGCAAATAG
- the flgE gene encoding flagellar hook protein FlgE has product MGFNISLSGIGASQKDLNTTSNNIANSNTYGFKESRAEFGDVYSSSIFSNAKTTTGGGVQTSVVAQQFHEGSSIYTNNPLDMRISGSGFFAVADDSLQPQNNSLSRNGAFHLNKDNYMVNSENQYLLGYKVDSETDQVTSYEPQALKVPDQFGQPRASTNVQVGVNLPANADAKDASLFNHNDPATYDKSTSVTIYDSLGQPYKMSTYYTKDNTAPNRWVSHYTVTDSDGEKPLNVTNGGSTSATGHKGTVLDFNSDGSVKTINGGNPIVTDSFAAAGIQMNGGDDQQTLTFNYDEPTQYAAPFEVRRFNEDGATTGYLAKVDIDPKGSIVATYSNGENVTLGRVGMVRVPNEQGLVSKGGTQWVASQDSGAAIWGEATQGAFGAIKSGTLEQSNIDMTQELVDLITAQRNFQANSRALEVDNQLQQTILQIR; this is encoded by the coding sequence ATGGGTTTTAACATTTCACTTAGTGGTATCGGGGCATCGCAGAAAGACCTTAATACTACCAGTAACAACATTGCGAACTCGAATACATACGGTTTTAAAGAGTCGCGTGCTGAGTTTGGTGATGTGTACTCATCGTCGATTTTTTCGAATGCAAAAACGACCACCGGTGGCGGTGTACAAACTTCAGTGGTTGCTCAGCAATTCCACGAAGGTTCAAGCATCTACACTAATAACCCGCTTGATATGCGTATTTCAGGCAGTGGTTTCTTTGCGGTTGCTGACGATAGCCTACAACCACAAAATAATAGTTTAAGCCGTAACGGTGCATTCCACTTAAACAAAGACAACTACATGGTTAACTCCGAGAACCAGTACTTGCTTGGCTATAAAGTGGACTCAGAAACTGATCAAGTAACATCGTACGAACCACAGGCGTTGAAAGTGCCAGATCAATTTGGTCAGCCTCGTGCATCAACCAATGTGCAAGTGGGTGTGAACTTACCTGCCAATGCAGATGCAAAAGATGCGTCATTGTTTAACCACAATGATCCTGCAACGTACGACAAATCAACCTCAGTAACGATTTACGATTCGCTGGGTCAGCCATATAAGATGAGCACGTATTACACCAAAGATAATACAGCGCCAAATCGCTGGGTATCTCACTATACGGTTACGGATAGTGACGGTGAAAAGCCGTTGAATGTAACTAATGGCGGTTCAACCAGTGCAACGGGTCACAAAGGTACAGTGTTAGACTTTAACTCTGACGGTTCTGTAAAAACCATCAATGGTGGTAATCCTATCGTTACTGATAGCTTTGCAGCGGCAGGTATTCAGATGAACGGTGGTGATGATCAACAAACTCTGACCTTTAATTATGACGAACCAACCCAGTACGCAGCCCCATTTGAGGTGCGCCGCTTTAATGAAGATGGTGCAACAACGGGCTACCTTGCAAAAGTAGACATCGATCCGAAAGGTTCTATCGTTGCGACTTACAGTAATGGTGAAAACGTTACCTTAGGTCGTGTTGGTATGGTACGTGTACCTAATGAACAAGGCCTAGTTTCTAAGGGCGGTACTCAGTGGGTAGCGAGCCAGGACTCAGGTGCGGCAATTTGGGGTGAAGCAACCCAAGGTGCATTTGGTGCGATTAAGAGTGGTACGCTTGAGCAATCAAACATCGATATGACCCAAGAGTTGGTTGATTTGATCACCGCGCAGCGTAACTTCCAGGCTAACTCACGTGCGCTAGAAGTCGATAACCAGCTACAACAAACTATTCTTCAAATCCGTTAA
- the flgJ gene encoding flagellar assembly peptidoglycan hydrolase FlgJ, producing MKNVDAGFVHDLSSLDRLRAGIKDDEQGSLRAAAVQFESIFTQMLFKSMRQANEAFESDLMSSSNTKFFEQMHDEQMASELSSTGSLGLADLIVNQLGGDQEKPPEDVIRNAIHDSPLRLPVDKNGNKPDQAMVDKAANDAILAMQSSQAQQSAVMAPPMAKAKPETFDSPEQFVSKLQPYAEKAAKALGTDPAVLIAQAALETGWGKKVIKNAAGSSNNLFNIKADPRWQGGKVATNTLEFHNGIAVQEKAAFRSYNDYQDSFNDYVRFLNQNPRYENALNSPQDPRQFIRNLHQAGYATDPNYSQKVISVMDKVTSMMK from the coding sequence ATTAAAAATGTAGATGCGGGATTTGTTCATGATTTATCAAGCCTTGATCGCTTGCGTGCCGGGATCAAAGATGATGAACAAGGATCGTTACGCGCTGCTGCAGTGCAATTTGAATCAATCTTTACTCAAATGCTGTTTAAATCGATGCGCCAAGCGAATGAAGCGTTTGAATCGGATTTAATGAGCAGCAGTAATACCAAGTTCTTTGAGCAAATGCACGATGAACAAATGGCCAGTGAGCTTAGTAGTACTGGTTCATTAGGCTTAGCTGATTTGATCGTAAATCAACTCGGTGGCGATCAAGAGAAGCCACCTGAAGATGTTATCCGTAATGCGATTCATGATTCTCCGTTGCGTTTACCTGTTGATAAAAATGGTAATAAGCCCGATCAGGCGATGGTAGATAAAGCTGCCAATGACGCGATCTTAGCCATGCAATCGTCGCAAGCTCAGCAATCGGCAGTGATGGCCCCACCGATGGCAAAGGCTAAGCCCGAAACCTTTGATAGCCCAGAACAGTTTGTGAGTAAGCTGCAACCGTACGCTGAAAAAGCAGCCAAGGCATTAGGCACAGATCCGGCGGTATTGATTGCTCAGGCTGCGTTAGAAACCGGCTGGGGTAAAAAAGTCATTAAGAATGCAGCGGGTTCTAGTAATAACTTATTCAACATTAAGGCTGATCCACGCTGGCAAGGTGGCAAAGTGGCAACTAATACCTTGGAGTTTCATAACGGTATCGCGGTGCAAGAGAAAGCCGCTTTTCGTTCGTATAACGACTATCAAGACAGCTTTAACGATTATGTGCGCTTTTTGAATCAAAACCCACGTTATGAAAACGCCCTGAATTCCCCGCAAGATCCACGTCAGTTTATTCGTAACTTGCATCAAGCCGGTTATGCTACCGATCCGAATTACTCACAAAAAGTTATTAGTGTGATGGATAAAGTCACCAGTATGATGAAGTGA